Proteins found in one Microbacterium sp. LWS13-1.2 genomic segment:
- the nadC gene encoding carboxylating nicotinate-nucleotide diphosphorylase: MLTRAIIDRTVAAALEEDAPWGDLTSEALIPENAVARADLVSRERGVFSGGEVFEAAFRLTDPAIDVQLVVEDGEWFEAGAVLAVVTGAARGVLTAERIGLNFVQRMSGIATLTGTYVGEVAHTDARIADTRKTTPGLRAFERKAVRDGGGRNHRHSLSDAVMAKDNHLAVLAQKGVSPTAALLAAKDLLPHTTHIEVEVDRLEQIEPVLAAGIGTIMLDNFSLDDLRAGVAQVAGRATVEASGGVSLETVRAIAETGVDVISVGALTHSARALDLGLDVRIDAP; the protein is encoded by the coding sequence ATGCTGACCCGGGCGATCATCGACCGCACGGTCGCGGCCGCGCTCGAAGAGGACGCGCCGTGGGGCGACCTCACGAGCGAGGCGCTCATCCCCGAGAACGCGGTCGCCCGCGCCGACCTGGTGTCGCGGGAACGCGGCGTGTTCTCGGGGGGCGAGGTGTTCGAGGCCGCGTTCCGCCTGACCGATCCCGCCATCGACGTCCAGCTCGTCGTCGAGGACGGCGAGTGGTTCGAGGCGGGCGCGGTGCTCGCGGTCGTGACCGGAGCCGCCCGCGGAGTGCTCACGGCCGAGCGCATCGGGCTCAACTTCGTCCAGCGGATGTCGGGCATCGCGACGCTCACCGGCACCTACGTCGGCGAGGTGGCCCACACCGACGCCCGCATCGCAGACACGCGCAAGACCACACCGGGCCTGCGCGCCTTCGAGCGCAAGGCCGTGCGCGACGGCGGCGGTCGCAACCACCGTCACTCGCTGTCGGACGCCGTCATGGCGAAGGACAACCACCTGGCAGTGCTGGCCCAGAAGGGCGTCTCGCCGACGGCGGCGCTGCTCGCCGCGAAGGACCTCCTCCCCCACACCACGCACATCGAGGTCGAGGTCGACCGGCTCGAGCAGATCGAGCCCGTGCTCGCCGCTGGGATCGGCACGATCATGCTCGACAACTTCTCGCTGGACGACCTGCGCGCCGGCGTCGCCCAGGTCGCGGGTCGCGCGACGGTCGAAGCGTCGGGCGGCGTGTCGCTCGAGACGGTGCGCGCCATCGCCGAGACGGGCGTCGACGTGATCTCGGTCGGCGCCCTGACCCACTCCGCCCGCGCGCTCGATCTGGGGCTCGACGTGCGGATCGACGCCCCCTGA
- the nadB gene encoding L-aspartate oxidase, whose amino-acid sequence MTVPAAEPRAIVVGSGIAGLLTALHAVEHGCRVTLVTKDVLEHANTRYAQGGIAGVMFDDDRVEDHVRDTLVAGAGLSDADAVRVLVDEGPARIRELIALGVAFDRDTAGGFVKGLEAAHSYPRILHAGGDATGTAIEKALVAGLRASDVTVIEHAFLVGLVLDDVAAPAAGARRVTGVELLIGETDAAPGRRATLHADAVVLATGGAGELYAHSTNPEVATGDGIAAAIRAGAEVADLEFFQFHPTVLAVGESFLVSEAVRGEGATLVDEHGRRFVFDAHPDGELAPRDVVARAIAGQMEAQGGRPVLLDATHIHSSDAGERAAFLARRFPTIDRAVRERGLDWAREPIPVTPAAHYLMGGIATDLFGRTSLPGLYAVGEVARTGVHGANRLASNSLLEGAVFGARAGDVIAADAASATWSGPRRVVSSPRSSLDDGDTTPFDARSETIGARSAAAPFTRRALQQLMWEHAGLVRDEEGLGDAASLIAHWRAQLRTPVAEHDFEDENLLLLATQVVAAARARRESVGAHFRSDDPAAATPLDPHAAAVTAAPVTSVAALRRISALPVAEEAVAC is encoded by the coding sequence ATGACCGTGCCCGCGGCAGAGCCCCGCGCGATCGTCGTCGGCTCGGGGATCGCCGGACTGCTGACCGCGCTGCACGCCGTCGAGCACGGCTGCCGCGTGACGCTCGTCACCAAAGACGTGCTCGAGCACGCCAACACCCGCTACGCGCAGGGCGGGATCGCCGGCGTCATGTTCGACGACGACCGGGTCGAGGACCACGTGCGCGACACGCTCGTGGCAGGGGCCGGGCTCAGCGACGCCGACGCCGTGCGGGTGCTCGTCGACGAGGGCCCGGCCCGCATCCGCGAGCTCATCGCGCTCGGCGTCGCGTTCGACCGCGACACCGCCGGCGGGTTCGTGAAGGGCCTCGAGGCCGCGCACTCGTATCCGCGCATCCTGCACGCGGGCGGCGACGCCACCGGCACGGCGATCGAGAAGGCGCTGGTCGCCGGGCTGCGCGCGAGCGACGTGACCGTGATCGAGCACGCCTTCCTGGTGGGCCTCGTGCTCGACGACGTCGCCGCGCCCGCCGCGGGGGCTCGACGGGTCACCGGGGTGGAGCTGCTCATCGGTGAGACGGATGCCGCCCCCGGCCGCCGCGCGACGCTCCACGCGGACGCGGTCGTGCTGGCGACGGGCGGCGCCGGCGAGCTGTACGCGCACTCGACCAACCCCGAGGTGGCGACGGGCGACGGCATCGCCGCGGCGATCCGCGCGGGAGCCGAGGTCGCCGACCTCGAGTTCTTCCAGTTCCATCCGACGGTACTGGCCGTGGGCGAGTCGTTCCTGGTGTCGGAGGCCGTGCGCGGCGAGGGTGCGACGCTGGTCGACGAGCACGGGCGCCGGTTCGTCTTCGATGCCCACCCCGACGGCGAGCTGGCGCCTCGTGACGTCGTCGCCCGGGCGATCGCAGGGCAGATGGAGGCGCAGGGCGGACGCCCGGTGCTCCTCGACGCGACGCACATCCACTCCTCGGACGCCGGCGAGCGCGCGGCGTTCCTCGCGCGGCGCTTCCCGACGATCGACCGCGCCGTGCGCGAGCGGGGTCTCGACTGGGCGCGCGAGCCGATCCCGGTGACGCCGGCCGCCCACTATCTGATGGGCGGCATCGCCACCGACCTGTTCGGCCGCACGTCCCTGCCGGGTCTCTACGCCGTGGGCGAGGTCGCCCGCACCGGCGTGCACGGGGCGAACCGCCTCGCGTCGAACTCGCTGCTCGAGGGCGCGGTGTTCGGCGCGCGTGCCGGCGACGTGATCGCCGCCGACGCGGCGTCCGCGACGTGGAGCGGCCCGAGGCGTGTCGTCTCGTCGCCGCGCTCCTCGCTCGACGACGGGGACACCACCCCGTTCGACGCACGCAGCGAGACCATCGGCGCTCGCTCTGCCGCGGCGCCGTTCACACGGCGAGCGCTGCAGCAGCTCATGTGGGAGCACGCCGGCCTCGTGCGCGACGAGGAGGGACTCGGGGACGCGGCATCCCTCATCGCCCACTGGCGCGCGCAACTGCGCACCCCGGTTGCCGAGCACGACTTCGAGGACGAGAACCTGCTGCTCCTCGCCACGCAGGTCGTCGCCGCGGCCCGCGCCCGCCGGGAGTCCGTCGGTGCCCACTTCCGCTCCGACGACCCTGCGGCCGCAACTCCGCTGGATCCGCACGCGGCAGCGGTCACGGCCGCTCCCGTCACGTCGGTCGCCGCACTTCGCAGGATTTCGGCACTTCCGGTCGCCGAGGAGGCGGTCGCATGCTGA
- a CDS encoding cysteine desulfurase family protein: MLYLDNAATTPVRPEVLEAMMPYLTRWYGNPSSHHTVGEAAADALADARARVARVLGLRAGDVVFTSGGTEANNLAIKGISIAAALRRDGAAGAVRRAHVVTTPIEHESVLESVAYLERVHGFAATYTPVDEHGRVSADALARSLRDDTVLVSLGYANNEVGTVQDAAGLAAALRERRVPLHLDAVQAAGWLTLSAAELGYDAISLAGHKLGAPKGTGVLGIRGRIPLEPLLHGGGQERGRRSGTEDVAGAVGFAAALELAEAERVEASARVGAIRDRFIARVLELVPSARLTGDPVHRLAGTASFTFAGTSGEAVLLELERRGVVSSSGSACAAGSDEPSHVLLAMGIGPELAQTAVRFTFPRWLNAPLDAVADAVEASVAAVAGP, encoded by the coding sequence ATGCTCTACCTCGACAATGCGGCCACGACCCCGGTGCGCCCGGAGGTGCTCGAGGCGATGATGCCCTATCTCACCCGCTGGTACGGCAACCCGTCGAGCCACCACACCGTGGGCGAGGCGGCCGCCGATGCGCTGGCCGACGCCCGCGCGCGCGTCGCCCGGGTGCTCGGACTCCGCGCCGGCGACGTCGTGTTCACCTCCGGCGGCACCGAGGCCAACAACCTCGCGATCAAGGGCATCTCCATCGCGGCCGCCCTGCGCCGCGACGGTGCGGCGGGCGCCGTGCGCCGCGCGCACGTGGTCACGACGCCGATCGAGCACGAGTCGGTGCTCGAGTCGGTCGCGTACCTCGAGAGGGTGCACGGCTTCGCGGCGACGTACACGCCCGTCGACGAGCACGGCCGGGTGTCGGCGGATGCTCTGGCGCGGAGCCTGCGCGACGACACGGTTCTCGTGAGCCTCGGGTACGCCAACAACGAGGTCGGGACGGTCCAGGATGCCGCGGGCCTCGCGGCCGCCCTCCGCGAGCGACGGGTGCCGCTGCACCTCGACGCCGTGCAGGCGGCCGGATGGCTGACGCTGTCGGCGGCGGAGCTCGGCTACGACGCGATATCCCTCGCCGGCCACAAGCTCGGCGCACCGAAGGGCACCGGGGTGCTCGGCATCCGCGGCCGGATCCCGCTCGAGCCGCTGCTGCACGGCGGCGGCCAGGAGCGCGGCCGGCGCAGTGGCACGGAGGACGTCGCCGGCGCTGTCGGGTTCGCCGCCGCGCTGGAGCTCGCCGAAGCGGAGCGCGTCGAGGCATCGGCCCGCGTCGGCGCGATCCGCGACCGCTTCATCGCCCGCGTGCTCGAGCTCGTGCCGTCCGCGCGGCTTACCGGCGACCCCGTGCACCGGCTCGCCGGCACCGCGAGCTTCACCTTCGCCGGCACCAGCGGAGAGGCCGTCCTGCTCGAGCTGGAGCGGCGGGGCGTCGTCTCGTCCAGCGGTTCCGCGTGCGCGGCGGGCAGCGACGAGCCGTCGCACGTGCTCCTCGCCATGGGCATCGGGCCCGAGCTCGCGCAGACCGCCGTGCGGTTCACGTTCCCCCGCTGGCTGAACGCACCGCTGGACGCCGTCGCCGACGCGGTCGAGGCATCCGTCGCCGCGGTGGCCGGCCCGTGA
- a CDS encoding glycosyltransferase family 2 protein, with translation MTPAVTVIVPGYDVAAYAGEALDSLRAQTRTDWTAILVDDASTDETGALFDAAAADDDRFRVVHHPAQRGLGAARNSGLELVRTPFVGFLDADDRLTPRALERLVGTLTASGSDFALGAYVRLRPDTAGSYTAGMVQPWVAAATDPTRLGTTLDEHPEASGNIVAWSKVSRTDLWHRTGLRFPVGKAYEDQVVAQQMYTRARAFDVIPDVVVEWRERADGSSITQHKGELPVLRDYLDALTGGIAVLDAAGQTRAAASRVRLILTMDLPPLVDLARDHVDDAYRRDLGAFARALWARTDGAELPQPAATAVAAARLW, from the coding sequence GTGACCCCCGCCGTGACCGTGATCGTGCCCGGCTACGACGTGGCGGCCTACGCCGGCGAGGCGCTGGACTCGCTCCGTGCCCAGACGCGGACCGACTGGACGGCGATCCTCGTCGACGACGCGTCGACCGATGAGACCGGCGCCCTGTTCGACGCCGCGGCCGCGGACGACGACCGGTTCCGCGTGGTGCACCACCCGGCGCAGCGCGGCCTCGGCGCCGCCCGCAACAGCGGGCTCGAGCTGGTGCGCACGCCGTTCGTCGGCTTCCTCGACGCCGACGACCGCCTGACCCCTCGTGCGCTCGAGCGGCTCGTCGGCACCCTCACCGCCAGCGGCAGCGACTTCGCGCTCGGGGCGTACGTGCGGCTGCGCCCCGACACCGCGGGCTCCTACACCGCCGGCATGGTGCAGCCGTGGGTCGCGGCCGCCACCGACCCGACGCGTCTCGGGACGACGCTCGACGAGCACCCCGAGGCATCCGGCAACATCGTGGCGTGGTCGAAGGTGAGCCGCACCGACCTCTGGCACCGCACCGGGCTGCGGTTCCCCGTCGGCAAGGCCTACGAGGACCAGGTCGTCGCGCAGCAGATGTACACGCGTGCGCGCGCCTTCGACGTCATCCCCGACGTCGTCGTCGAGTGGCGCGAGCGGGCGGACGGCTCGTCCATCACGCAGCACAAGGGCGAGCTGCCGGTGCTCCGCGACTACCTCGACGCACTGACGGGTGGCATCGCGGTGCTGGATGCCGCCGGCCAGACGCGGGCGGCGGCATCCCGTGTGCGGCTCATTCTCACGATGGATCTGCCGCCCCTCGTCGACCTGGCGCGCGACCACGTCGACGACGCCTATCGGCGCGACCTCGGCGCCTTCGCACGCGCGCTCTGGGCGCGCACGGACGGTGCGGAACTGCCGCAACCGGCCGCGACCGCCGTCGCCGCAGCCCGTCTGTGGTGA